A region from the Nocardioides coralli genome encodes:
- a CDS encoding carbon-nitrogen hydrolase family protein → MDGRLRVALVQHASGLEPADNRDLLEELTPEGVDLTVFPEAFARDFGKPGSDVSGFAEPLDGPFATELERVAQARDATLLAGLFETSEDLQRPFNTLVLRGRARADYRKVHLYDSFGYRESDRLTAGPISAPVVELGGLAVGLMTCYDLRFPEQSRALVDAGAEVLVIPAAWVAGERKVDHWRTLVRARAIENTVYVVAVGQPAPRYTGHSMVVDPLGDVIAEAGEEPAVLTATLEREVLVEARRTNPSLANRRR, encoded by the coding sequence GTGGACGGACGACTGCGCGTGGCCCTGGTCCAGCACGCCTCCGGGCTGGAGCCGGCCGACAACCGCGACCTGCTGGAGGAGCTCACCCCGGAGGGGGTCGACCTGACGGTGTTCCCGGAAGCGTTCGCCCGCGACTTCGGCAAGCCCGGCTCCGACGTGAGCGGGTTCGCGGAGCCGCTCGACGGGCCGTTCGCGACCGAGCTGGAGCGGGTGGCGCAGGCGCGGGACGCCACCCTGCTGGCAGGGCTCTTCGAGACCTCCGAGGACCTCCAGCGGCCCTTCAACACCCTCGTCCTCCGTGGCCGCGCGCGCGCCGACTACCGCAAGGTCCACCTCTACGACTCCTTCGGCTACCGCGAGTCCGACCGGCTGACCGCCGGCCCGATCTCTGCGCCGGTGGTCGAGCTCGGGGGTCTGGCCGTCGGCCTGATGACCTGCTACGACCTGCGGTTCCCCGAGCAGTCCCGGGCCCTGGTCGACGCCGGCGCTGAGGTGCTCGTGATCCCCGCCGCCTGGGTCGCCGGGGAGCGGAAGGTCGACCACTGGCGCACCCTGGTGCGGGCGCGGGCCATCGAGAACACGGTCTACGTCGTCGCCGTCGGTCAGCCCGCGCCGCGCTACACCGGCCACTCGATGGTCGTGGACCCGCTCGGTGACGTGATCGCGGAGGCGGGCGAGGAGCCGGCGGTCCTGACCGCGACCCTCGAGCGCGAGGTGCTCGTCGAGGCCCGCCGGACCAACCCCTCGCTCGCCAACCGGCGGCGGTAG